The DNA window ATCGCGGAAACCGCCGCTCGTATGTCGGTCAGGTGAATCTCACCCGAAAAGCGGTGGATCATCGGAGCCGCAGCAAAACCACGACGGCCCCGATGATCGGTCCAGGACGCCCGGCACTATGAGCCGCAGTAGCCGGGCGTCTGGATCGACGGCGCGCTCCAGTTTTGAGTCTTCACTCAACGGGACGTCTCCCCTGAGGCGGGTTGCGTCGGCAACGCCCGCCAGGCCGCTATTCTGGTCCGGCAGATATCCCGTGCCAAGTCTGAGGCCGCAACTCCGCTCTCCCGCCGTCTCATCCACCTTGACCGCTCATAGGTCCAGGAGCCGAGCGAGACCGCCGGAGCCGGTTGGGATCGACATCTGCCACGTCAACCTCCACGCCTTCTTCGCTGGGAAAGCCCCCGGCAAGGCAGGCGGGCCAAGGCGGGAACCCTGTACGGAGGTGGCGTTGAGCAGCTCGTTTTCTCCTGGACCAGGACGGAGCCGCGATCGGCTTTATGTGTCGAGGATGACGGGCCGGTCGCCGCCCGCTCCAGACTCGACCGGGATCGGGCGTCTCGCCTTCACGCTCGACGGCGGGCCGATGATGAACGAGGGCGGATGGACAGGCGCGCGCGATGCCGATCAAAAGTCGAGACTGGATGTGACCTCGAGCGCCCGGTCTTCGAGGGGAGGCGATCCGTCGTTGGGATGGTGCGCAGCGATCACACGGTCGCGCTCACGGATCAGGCCGGCGATCTCATTCTCGTAGGCGGCGAGGATGGCGGTCAGCCAGCGGTTGACCAGATAGGACGGACGCGGCATCTCAACGTTGAAGCGGGGTAGCAGCGCGATGGTCTTCTCCGCATCGAGCCAGTCGTCACCCGTCACCCACCGGTTTACGGTGAAAAGCCGGAGCAGGCGGCCATAGGCATCGACGCCGACGGCGGCAAGATGATGGATCGGCCCGTCCGGGCCTTCGGGGCGCAGGAAGCAGTGGAAATGTCCGTGCTCGGCCGCCCCTTCCTCCGCCGGATGGCAATGATAGAACCATTGCGCACCGCTTTGCGGATCGAAGACGTCGCCGGGTGGATAATGGTCCCAGGCCTTGGTCTCCGCGGTGTCGCGAAATGTCTCCAGGAGCACGTTGAGGCCCGCTTTGGAGAGGATGCTCTCGCAGAAGGCGATCTCGGAGAGCGCACGGCTTCTTGCGTCCGGCGTCATTCGCCGGTTCCTTTCCGGGGCAGTGGAGCTGGAGGTGGCGGCGGTGCGCGCTTCATCTCCTGCTCGGCCGGAGGTGCCGCCGGCGGTGGAGGCGGTGCCTTTTTTGGCGCTGCCGCTGCGCAAGGTGCGACAGGCGCACAGGGCGCCGCGGGCGCGGGCTTTGCCGCCCCGGCGGCACAAGGCGCTGCAGCCGCGCAAGGAGGCGCACCCGAGGCGCGAGCGGTTTGCGGGGCGGGGCGCGGCGCGGGGTGATGGTAGTGGTCGACGGCGACCGCCGCCGTCGTGGCGGCAAGTGCGGCACCGAAGAGAAGCGTATTGCGCGCCGTCATTTGCGGGTGAACCCATCAAGGCCGAAGACGGGGCGCAGCCAAATCCCCGCCAAAGACCCCAGGAAGGCGGCGGCGAACCAGAGCCAGCCATGCAGGCTGCCGGAAGCGATGCCGCTGAACAGCGCCCCGATGTTGCAGCCGAAGGAAAGCCGTGCGCCGTATCCCATCAAAATGCCGCCGATCGCCGCCGCAAGCATGGAGGCGAACGGTACCTTGGCCTTGGGCGCGAACTTGCCGGCAAGGCTGGCCGCAAGAGCCGCCCCCAGAATGATGCCGAAATTCATCACCGAGGTCACGTCGGCCAGAACGCTCGAACCGAGCGCGGTCTGCGGGCCGGGCCAGTTCCAGAATTCCCAGCTCTCCACGGGAACGCCGAAGGCCTGTGCGACCTTCGCACCCCACAGGCCGAAGCCGAAGGTCACCGACCAGGGATGACCGGCGAGGAGCAAAGTCGCGATGTTGAGGAGCGCGAGAAGCAGGCCTGCGCCGACCAGCGGCCAGGGCCCGCGGAGAACCCAGCTCCAGCCCGGCCGCGACGGGCCCGGCTCAGCCTCGATGTCCCCGTGTGCGCGCCGCTCGATGGCCGCCGTCACGAACGCGACAAGACCGAGGCCCGCCAGCGATACGAGCACGGCCGCGACGATGCCGAGTTCTGCGGCGATGCTGATTGCCGGCAACGACGGCAGCCCCAGCCACCACGGCAGGTGTGCCGTGCCGATGAACGCCCCGACGATGAAGAAGGTGAGCGTTATGAGCATCCGCGCCGAGCCGCCGCCGACGGCGAACAGCGTGCCGGACCCGCAGCCGCCGCCAAGCTGCATGCCGAGCCCGAACATGGCGGCGCCGACCAGCACGCTGGTTCCCGCCGGCGCCACCGCGCCCACCAGTGCCTGCCCGCCGAGATTGCCCGCGGCGATCAGCGGGATCATCGCAACGGCAGCAACACCGATCATCAGCATTTGCGCCCGCATGGCCCGCCCCCGCCTCTCCACCACCATGCGGCGCCAGCCGCCGGTGAAGCCGAAAGAGCCGTGATAGAGCGTGGCGCCGAGCAGACCGCCGACGAAGAAGAGCATCGCCTGGCGCAGGTCGACCAAAGTGGCTATCACCAGAAAGCCGAGAACAAGCGCACCGCCGGCAACCAGTATCGGCGCGCGGTCGGCGTTCACGGGCGGCAGACAGCTTGGGCGGTCGAGTGAAAGATCTGTCATGGGAGGGGTCCAGCCGGTCCGCGCTCGACGTGTCTCGTCGAGAACGGTGAATGCCCGGCACAGGCCGGACATCCTTGATCAGGATATGACTTCGCCAGAATTCGGGTCAAGTCGATGCGGAATGCCCTTGTTCACGTGCCCGAACGGTTCTCGACCGGTCGCGAGGGATCGGCTGTCCACTCGGACATCGAACCATCATACATGCTCGTGTTCTTGTTGCCGAGAACCTCGCTGAGGCCGAACCAGGCGATCGAGGCCCAATGGCCGGTGTTGCAGAAGGCGATGTTCTCCTCGTCCGTGCCGAGGGCAACCTCTTCCGCAAGCGTCCGCACAGTCTCGGGGCGGGCGAAGAGGGCGTATTCGGCTCTGTAGAGCTTGCTGTGCTCGATGTTGACGGCACCGGGGAGCGTGCCTTCGACGCGCACGACCGGGCTCTTCGACTTGCCTTCATATTGTTCGGCCGGGCGACCGTCGACGAGCTTCACGCCCGATTCGAGCGCGGCAGCCACCTCCTCGCTCGTCGCGAGTAGATCGTCCTGCAACTCGTATGTGAACTCGACCGGCTCCGGCTTCACGGGCTCCGCCGAGCGGGCGCCACCTGCGGCATCATACTGCCGCCAGCCGCCGTCGAGGATCGAAACCGCATCGTGCCCGAGATATTTGAAGGTCCAGTAGACGCGGGTCGCACCGCCGAACTCGCTCGAATCCGTACCCCATGGCACTATGACCACATGGTCGTCATTGTCGATGCCGAGACTGCCGATGAGCCCGGCGACCTGATCGACCGGCGGCAGCATGCCCGGCACGCCGTCGACCTCGGTGCGCCAGCCGGCCGTCGCATAGGGCGCGGCCACTGCTTTGGCGATATAGGGCTCGGAGCCGAGCTCGGTCTCCTCCACATCATCGCGGATGTCGAGGATGACGAGGTTTTCCTGACCGGCATTCGCCTTCAGCCACTCGGCGTCGACAAGTGGGCGCACGTCCTGCGCGAAAGCCGGGGCGGCAAGGCCGAGCGCGGCAGCCAGAGTGATAGCGGCGATACGCATGTCGGATACTCCATGATGGGGACTAACACGAAATTACTCCCATCCACCTGCAAAATCAGCGCATGCCTTGGCCGTTTCCGGCCGTACTGAAGAATTAAGACCCCCGGAATCGAGCACAGGCGGAAACATATGCCATTATCGCGGCGGTGCGGCGCGCTGCCATCGTCGACTCCCGTCCTTCGCGGCACGTGCGCGCTGCCGCCTTGCTCATCGATTGCGATATCGCTCCCACAGGAGCTTCAGCGCGAAGGGCACGAGTGTGACCCCACCGACGACAACGGCTATGATCATCATGTGCATGGGATCGGCGGTGACGGCCTGCTTTCCGAAATAGGTGAGCAGGAAGCTGATCGGAACGACGCCCAGGAGCGTCGCGACCGCGAAGCGCCAGAAGGCGAGCGGTGTCAGTCCAGCCGCATAACTGACGGCGTCGAAGGAGATGAAGGGAACGAGCCGGGAGGCGAAGACGATGGTCATCAGCCAGTTCTGCGATCGGTTGTTGCGCAACTGGTCGAGGAGCGGCTCCACCCTGGACCAGCGCCGCACGATTTCATAGCCGAAGATGCGGGCGATCCAGAAGGCGATGATCGCGCCTGCCTCTGCGCCGGCCACGACATAGATCGTGCCCAGGACGGGCCCGTATACGGCGCCGGCGACCATTGCGATAGGGCCGCTCGGGATGGGACTCAAGACGATGGCACCGGTAATCATCACGACGATTGCCAGCGGACCCCAAAAGCCGAGCCGCCGGATCTGCGCCCGCAATGCCGGCTCGTTGCCGAGAATCTCCAGTGCGCCGGACCGCCGGAGCCACCAGTAAAGAACCGCCAGCGCGAGCACGATCGCAATCCCGACCGCGACCTTTTTCCACGCGGTCCCGCGGCGGCGACGGTTCGCCAACACCCATGTTCCTCCTCGTCGCAGCTTTACGCCACGCACCCGGCCTCGCCGGTTATACTATCCCCGGAGGCCTTTGCCGACGCTGAAACGCCGCTCGCGGCGAGGCTTCTCGCCCGACGGCAAGCGATCGGTCGGCGGCTGCTCGGTGAACGGCATTTCGACCAGTTTCGGCAAGGTCACGTCCTCGGGACTGCGATAGGCCGGCACGCCGATATCTATCTCGCTTTGGGGAATGTCGAGCCGCAAAGTTCCATGCAGCCAATCCCACAGCGTAAGGCCGCTCGACCAGTTGGAGTTGACTTCGTCCTCGATGATCGAATGGTGGATGCCATGCATGCGGGGCGTGACGAAGAACCTGGAGAGTCGGCGCTCCAGACGCAGCGGGAAGCGCAGGTCCGAATGATGAAACATGATGGAGACCAGCAGGAATGTCTGCCAGATCGAAAGCGGCCGCGGTGCGATGCCCAGGAGAGCCACCTGCGCTGCCCTATAGGGGACCGACAAGGCCATCTCGCCGAAGTGGAACCTGAGCGCCGTCGAGGTGTCCATGTCGAGATCGGCATGATGCACCTGATGGAAGCGCCAGAGGAACGGCATCCGGTGGACCAGGATGTGCCAGAGATACAGCGTGTAATCCAGCAGCGCCACGGCCAGAACATTTTCGACCCAGGCAGGGAGGCGAAAGCGCTTGAGCAAGCCCCAGCGGAGGCGCTCCACCTGCTGGGACAGCGGGTTGACGACCGGCCTTTCAAGGGCCTGTAGCGCGACAGCGCTCAGGGCCGCCACGGTGAGGTTGCGAATGTTTCGCCTGACCTTCCCTTCCCGGTGCTCGCGCAGAGGCCGGTATATCTCCGCCCATACCAGCAGTCCGAAGGCGCCGACGACAAGGGCGCCGCTCACCCAACCCGGTATGCGCCTGTCCTGCCCCATCGCCGATATCCGGATGCCGGCGCTATCGCAGCCGCCGCGGCAGCATAACCCTGGCCAGTTCGGGCAGGGTGAGCGCGAAGGTGGCGAAATGGGTCAGCGCATCGACGATGCAATAGGGGCACCATGCCTTGTCCACCTTCGGCATCTGATAGAACAGGTACTTGGCCGCGATGGCGGCCTGGGCCGCGGAGGCGAAGGCGGCGGCGAGCGGCAGCCAGGGGCGCCATCTGAACCGGTCGGGCGGGCCGGCGGCGGCGAACACCAGATTCATAGCGTGCATGGCGATCGCCAGCGGCCCGTCCGGCATGCCGTAGCTGTAGGCCTCTTCGGACGAATTGACCTTGTCCGAGTCAAAGTGCGGCCGGCGCGTCGGCGGATCGGGCAGGTGCCGCACGATCCCCGTTTGCAGCAGGGTTACGACAGCCATACTGGCGATCCCGATCAGGGATGCCCCGACGATCGCCCGGCGATAATCCATCGCGCGGCTGTCGTTTTCCTGCAGCGAGCGGCGCAGATGGCGCGGGCTCAGACCAGGGCTGGTCAGGTCCATCAGATACTGTCGCATCATTCCTCCCAACGGCGTGGGGTGCCTCTCGATCACCCGGTACAGACACCGGACAGTCCGCATCCCTAATCGGCCACCCGCAGGGACGTTCCGGCAAACGAATCAAATCGCAAGGGAAGACGCTCCCTTTAACTCCCCGGAAACTCCGCCAAATGAGTACGCGCGCGCTTGCGGGGCCGCATGGCCTGTCGCAAATCCTCTATGCCTATTCTTCGGCGACCGGCAACGACGGCTCGGCCTTCGCCGGCTTCGGCGCAAACCTGCCGAACGTCGCGGCGCAGCCCGGTTCTACGGGTTGCCCATCAGAGAAGCAGGGACAGACCGAGGGCGAGCATCATCAGGAACAATGTGATCGTGACCACCACGTTTATGTGGCCGGCACCGAGGGCGAACATGTCCTTCAGAGCCGTCTTCACGCCGAGCGCGGCAATCGCGACGACCAGAAGCCAGCGCGACAGCTCCGAAAGCAGGGCTGCGACCGTCGTTGGAATGAAACCCAGGCTGTTGAGCACGACGAGAGCGGCGAACAGCACCACGAAGGAGGGGAGCGACAAGCCCTTCGCCCCTTCTCCGCGCCGCGCGAAAAGCATGATCGAGATCACCACGATCGGAAGCAGCGCCACGCGCAGGAGCTTGACGAAGGTCGCCGTGTCGCCAGCCACGTCGGAGACGGCATAGCCCGCACCCACCACCTGCGCGACATCGTGAATGGTGGCGCCGATCATGACGCCGATTTCCCGGTCGTCAAAGCCGAGCGCGGCGAAGAGAATCGGGTAGATGATCATCGCGATCGTGGAAAGCCCGGTCACAGCGATGACGGTGAAGAGCGTGTCCTTCTCACGCTCCGGCCGGTTCGGCAGCACTGCCGAAATGGCGAGCGCGGCCGAGGCGCCGCAGATCGCCACCGCGCCGCCGGTCAATATGCCGAAGGTCCAGTGCCGTCGGAAAAGCCGCGCCATCAGGAGGCCGAAGCCGATGGTCGCCACCACCGAGGCGAGTACCAGCAGGATCGGCCCGAAACCGAGCGCACCGATCTCTTCGAAAGTGATGCGGGCTCCGAGCAGACCGACGCCGAGGCGCAGCAGCGATCTCGAAGCGAAATCGATGCCGGCGGCGCTGCGCGGTTCGTCCCACAGGAAATGGAAAGCCATTCCCAACAGAAGCGCGAAGAGCATGACGGGGGCGCCGTAGTGCTCGGACAGGAAGGTCGCCGCAAGCGCGATCAAGAGCGCCAGCATGATGCCGGGCGCCAGACTCTTCAGGTGCTGGAGGCGCATCGCCGGCGGGGAAGCGCTCATGACAAGACATCGTAGATGGAAAACGCAGGGATTCCGTGTCTCACAGGCCGATCACCCCGATCTGCTGCAGCAATTCCCGGTCGGCAGGAATGCCTGCGCGCGTCAGTTCGCGTTTCAGGGCCTGGCGCCGCCGGCCAGGCAGGCGCGCGCCGTCCATCTCGTCGATCAGCCCTGCCATCTCGGCAAAACGTGCCGTCGCCCCCGCACCAAAAGCCGTCGGATCGATCGCGATCAGGGTCTGTCCCGTACCGGGCGGTACGCCCTCGGCTTCGAAGAAGGAGGTCGCCTCATAGGCATAGTTGGCGCCGGTGAGCCCGGCGCACAGCATCTCCACCATCAGCGCAAGGGCGGTGCCCTTGACGTCGCCCATCGGCACCATGGTGCCGGCGAGTGCCGCGGCGGGATCGGTGGTCGCGTTGCCCTCGGTGTCCAGCGCCCACCCTTCCGGAATGGACACTCCCTTCTGCTTGGCCGCCATGATCTTGCCGCGCGCCACCTTGGAAAGGGAAATGTCGATGACGAGCGGTTCCGCTCCCTCCAGCGGTGCCGCGAAGGCGATCGGGTTGGTGCCGAAAAGCGCCCGCTTTCCGCCCCAGGGCGCCATAGCGGCTGGCGAATTCGCGATCATCAGGCCGACGATGCCGGCTTCGGCCAGCCGCTCTACGAACAAGCCGGTGACGCCGCAATGGTGCGAGCGGCGAATGCCGGCGATCGCCACGCCCTGTCCGCGCGCCGCGTCCGGCAGCCACTCGAGCGCGCGTTCGAGGGCCGGATAGGCGAAGCCGTGGGCGGCATCGACGGTCAGCGCGCCCGGCCTCGTTTCCGTGGTCTGCGGCATCGCCATGCCGTCGACCTTGCCGCTCAGCGCCTGCGCACAGTAGGAAGGCATGCGCCGCAGGCCATGGCCCGCCTGGCCGGCCAGCTCGGCGCCGATGAGCGCGCGGGCCACGGCCTCCGCATTGGGCCGCGACGTCCGGCAGCGCAGAAGGGTTTCGACCACGAGGCCGGTCGCCTCTTCGATCGACAGTCGTTTTTCGCTCATACCTTATCTCTGAGATGCTGAAGGACGGTCTGCGCGATCTTATAGCTGACGCGCACATTGGATTCACGCGTCACGCCGGCGATGTGGGGCGTCAGAACGAGATTCTTCAGCCCCTGGAACCTTGCGCCCTTCTCGGCGCCGAGCGGCTCTTCCTCGAACACGTCGAGGGCTGCCCCGGCGAGTCGCCCTTCACGAAGCGCCGCGCACAGGGCGTCCTCGTCCACGATGCCGCCCCGCGCCGCGTTGATGAGCACCGCATCCTTCTTCATGCGGCCGATGGCGGCGGCGTCTATCATGTGCCGTGTGTCCGGCGTCAGCGGCGTGTGCAGGCTGACCACATCCGCGTCCGCCAGGAGCCGCTCGAGCGTGACCTTGCGCGCGCCTTTCCAGGCGGCATGGTCGTCCGGCAGGAACGGGTCGTAAGCGATCACCGCCATGCCGAGCGCCTCCGCCCTGCGGCCCACCTCGCGCGCGATGGCGCCGAAGCCGACAAGCCCGATCGTCCTGCCGGAAGCCTCGCCGCCGATCAGGGCCTGCCGCGGCCACGCGCCGGCGGCGACGGCGGTGCTCGAGCCATAGGCGCCGCGCAGGAGGACGAGGGCCATCGCGATCACATATTCGGCGACGGCGAGATCGTTGGCGCCGGTGGCGGGATAGACCGCGATGCCACGTGCGGCACAAGCTTCCGTATCGATATTGTCGAGCCCGACGCCGAGGCGGCCGACGCATTCGAGCGCGGTCGCTGCCTCCAACAAGGAGACCCTCACCTGCGTGCGGTTGCGCACGACGAGCGCCCGCGCCCCTTGGAGGGCGGCGGCCAGTTCCGCCGGCCGGTCCACCAGCGACGGGTCATAGAGCGTGTCGAAGCCTTCGCACAGGTGCTCGACGGCGGCTTCATCCATGAATTCGCTGATGACGATTTCGGGCATGTGTGGCGGTTTCCTTAAATGAGCAGGCCGCGCGGCATGGGGATGTTCAGTATGTTGGACATGAGAAGGTAGAAGAGGACGACCAATGTCAGGACCAGCGCCAGGTTGATCGACAGGCGGCGCGGTGTCTGGCGGCCAAATGTGCCGGTGAACATCAGGGCGATGCAAGCGAGAAGACTGGTCACGAAAATCCCGATGACCGGGAACAGCAGCGCCCACGCGACCATCACGACGACCAGGCTGATGCGGCGGCCAATTCCCTCCGCCTGCGCCCGCACGCCGGCGCCCGCCTCCATCGACCTGCCGCTCCGGCCGGTTAGGGATGCCGCGATCTGCAGGACGGCGAGAAGCGCCATGGCCGCGCCGACGGTGCGCGGGAACATCGCCGCCATAGGCGACATGGCGAAGCTGGTGACGAAGACGTAGAGACCCAGCACAGCAAAGAGGATGGAGCCGACGGCGCCGGCCCAGTCCTTTTCCTGCACACCTGCCACGCCAGGTTCGGAATTCCTCGTCATGGGCGGACCTCCGTCGGCTTCTGGGCGCCGGCGCGCAACTGCCTGATGAGTGGTACGCACAGGGTGAGCAGGATCAGGCCGACAATGCCCCAGCTGATCGGGCGATCGAACAGGAGTTGGCCGCCGAAATCGTTTTGCGCCCTGCCGATCAGATAGGCCCGCATGAAGCCCTGCTCGGCAATCTGCCCGAGCACAAGGCCAAGGACGATGGGGGACGGCCCGTAGCCGGCCAGAGAGAGCAGCCAGCCGATCACACCCATCGCCACCATGACGGCCACGTCATGGGGGTTGGAATGGATGGAATAGCTGCCCATCACCGTCATGAAGGCAATGAGCGGCACCAGGAGCGTCTTGGGTGTGTTGACGATGAAACGGTAGGCGTAGCGGCCGATCAGCAGCCCCATCGGCAGCATCAGGACCGTGGCGATCAACAGCCCGAGCATGAAGACGTAGACGATGCCGCTCTGCTGCGTGAAGAGCTCTGGACCGGTGCGGATACCCTGGACGAGCAACGCGCCGAGGATGACGGCATCCGGCGGCGTGCCCGGTATCCCAAGCACCAGCGTAGGGATGAAGCCGCCGCCAACCGTGGCGTTGTTGGCACTTTCCGTGGCAAGCAGCCCGCCCGGCTCACCTTTCCCGAAACGCTCGGGATGCCGGCTGGCGCGGCGCGCTTCCGAGTAGGAGACGAGCGAGGCGATCGAGCCACCGGCACCCGGCAGAATCCCCACGAGCGTGCCGATGATCGAAGAGCGGACGAGATTGAAGGCGTTGGTCGCGCAATGGCCGACGGCCTCGAAGAAACGGATGCCGCGGCCAAGCGGCGCCGGCTCCAGATGCCGCTCCGGGCGGGCCACCATGTCGATCAGCACCGGAATGCAGTAGAGGCCGATCAGAGCCGAAACGATATCGATTCCGCCCAGGAGAACGGAGGAGCCGAAGGTGAAGCGCGTGTCGCCGCCGATGACGGCCACACCGATCATAGACAGGACGAGGCCGAAGGTGGCCCCGATCAGGCCCTTCAGCACGTTGCCGCTGGAAAGGCTGGCGACGAGGGTGAGGCCGAGAACCGCCAGCCAGAAATACTCGCTGGAATGGAAGGCGAGCGCCACCTGGGCGAGCATGGGCGCCAGCGTCATCAGGAGCACGGCGCCAACCAGGCCGCCGATGACGCTGGCCAGCGTCGCGAGCGTCATGGCGAGATCGCCATTGCCGCTCTTTGCCATCGGATACCCGTCGAAGGTTGTCGCGATGGCGGACGGCGTGCCGGGCGTGTTGACGAGAATCGCCGCATAGGCGCCGCCATAGATGGCGCCCGTATAGATGGCGCCCAGCATGATCAGGCCCGAGGCGGGATCCATTGCGAAGGTGAACGGCACGAGCACGGCGATCGCCATAGTGGCCGATAGGCCGGGAAGCGCACCGATGACCGTGCCCAGCACCACGCCGGAAAGCGCCAGGACGAGATTGAACGGGCTGAAGGCCTGGCCAAGAATGAATCCGAAATCGATCTGCATGGCAGGGTTCCCGGCTTTCGCAAAACGGCCGACCGCGGTCGAACGCCGTGGTCGGCCATCTCGTCGTGCTACTGTTCGGCGGCCAGTTGCTCGGCAATTTCCTTGTAGATCCGCCTCCTCTCGGCCATGAACGCGTCCATTTCGCCATAGGGAACGTCGAGCATGGCGAAACCGGCATCCTCCATCTGCTTCACGAATTCGGAGTCCGTGTTGATTTTGCCGATGATATCGGAGAGTTGCCGGCGCACCGCCTCCGGCGTCGACTTCGGTACTGCGATGCCGCGATACGCCCCGCCGACCATGTCGATGCCGAGTTCCTTGAAGGTGGGCACATCCGGAAAGAGCGGATGCCGCTCCTCCTGTGCGACCGCCAGCATGCGCACCTCATTTCCTTGGCCGGCCGCCACGGTCGTGTACCCCCAAAGAGCATCGACCTCGCCGCCGAGAAGCGCGGGCACGGTGGCACCGGTGCCGGTGTAGGGAATGTAGGTGAGCTTCGCCCCCGTCGCGTTGGCGAAGCGCTGGTTGGCGATGTGATTGGCCGAGTTGGTGGCCGTCCCGCCCACGGTAACGGACCCGGGCGCAGCGGTCGCGGCCTCTACCAGGTCCTGCAGCGACTTGAACTCGCTGTCGGCACGCACGACCAGCGCGTCGGGCGTGAAGTGGAACATGTAGATGTTGACGAGGTCTTCCGTCGTATAGCCGGGCTCCTGCAGGAGCGGCTGCATGATGATGTGCGGCAGGTTGGTGCCCATGATCGTGTAGCCGTCGCCCGGCTGGTCGTTGAGCACGGACCAGGCCTGAGCGCCGCCTGCACCCGCCTGGTACTGGATGATCAGATCCTGTCCGGTGATCTTCTTGAAGAAGGGCTGCTGGAGACGGGCGGATATGTCGCTTTCCCCGCCGGGATTGAAGGGAATGATGTAGTTCACCGGCTTGTCCGGGAATGCCATGGCGGCATTCGAAAGGAAAGTGAAGGCCGCGGCAGCGGCCCACAGGATGGTTTTCTTCAACACCATAACGTCCTCCCTGGTCTGGTGTTTTGCAGCGCCCGGGTCAGGCGCTGCGGTAGAGCTTCGTCATGACGAATTCGCGATGTCCGAGCGCCTCGGCCGCCGTGTTGCGGCCGTTGGCCGTGCGCGCGATCATGTCGATCAGGGCATCGCCTGCGTCATCAAGGGTCATCTCACGGCGCAGAATGCCGGAGACGTCCACGTCTATGTGCTCGCCCATGGTCCGGACGGTGCGCGGGTTGGCGGAAATCTTGATGACCGGAACGATCGGGTTTCCGATGACATTGCCCTGGCCCGTGGGGAA is part of the Chelativorans sp. AA-79 genome and encodes:
- a CDS encoding tripartite tricarboxylate transporter permease; protein product: MQIDFGFILGQAFSPFNLVLALSGVVLGTVIGALPGLSATMAIAVLVPFTFAMDPASGLIMLGAIYTGAIYGGAYAAILVNTPGTPSAIATTFDGYPMAKSGNGDLAMTLATLASVIGGLVGAVLLMTLAPMLAQVALAFHSSEYFWLAVLGLTLVASLSSGNVLKGLIGATFGLVLSMIGVAVIGGDTRFTFGSSVLLGGIDIVSALIGLYCIPVLIDMVARPERHLEPAPLGRGIRFFEAVGHCATNAFNLVRSSIIGTLVGILPGAGGSIASLVSYSEARRASRHPERFGKGEPGGLLATESANNATVGGGFIPTLVLGIPGTPPDAVILGALLVQGIRTGPELFTQQSGIVYVFMLGLLIATVLMLPMGLLIGRYAYRFIVNTPKTLLVPLIAFMTVMGSYSIHSNPHDVAVMVAMGVIGWLLSLAGYGPSPIVLGLVLGQIAEQGFMRAYLIGRAQNDFGGQLLFDRPISWGIVGLILLTLCVPLIRQLRAGAQKPTEVRP
- a CDS encoding tripartite tricarboxylate transporter substrate binding protein, producing MVLKKTILWAAAAAFTFLSNAAMAFPDKPVNYIIPFNPGGESDISARLQQPFFKKITGQDLIIQYQAGAGGAQAWSVLNDQPGDGYTIMGTNLPHIIMQPLLQEPGYTTEDLVNIYMFHFTPDALVVRADSEFKSLQDLVEAATAAPGSVTVGGTATNSANHIANQRFANATGAKLTYIPYTGTGATVPALLGGEVDALWGYTTVAAGQGNEVRMLAVAQEERHPLFPDVPTFKELGIDMVGGAYRGIAVPKSTPEAVRRQLSDIIGKINTDSEFVKQMEDAGFAMLDVPYGEMDAFMAERRRIYKEIAEQLAAEQ